In the genome of Carya illinoinensis cultivar Pawnee chromosome 13, C.illinoinensisPawnee_v1, whole genome shotgun sequence, the window GTCTTTGGTCATTTTGCTTTGGACATCCGATTTAGGGGTTTTAGGGTTTTGCATAAAATTCCCACTACCTTTCTACGAAAGCCAGCCATGACTGCTCAAACCCAGGAAGAGCTCCTTGCTGCCCATCTCGAACAGCAAAAGATCgatgtatctctctctctctctctccatatataTGTAACATGTTAGATCTCTTTAGTTTTATGATTCAGCATCGCTTGGGGCACCGAAAATGATCTTTCTTTTTACTCCaagatttccttttcttttcctctggTGCTTTTAAATAGCTATATTTAGATCTTAATGATTATCTTACCCAACCGTTTTCTTGCTCACAACCTGATAGAAATGCGGTTGGAAAATAGAAATCAGTTAATTTCTTTACGGCACTTAGTGACATAAGTACACGTAAATAACTTTTAGGATTTAAGATGGATTGGTGACTTTGGAAGCTATACTGCTACACTGATTGGAAATTGTGTATCTGAGGTTTGTGATGTGATATtggttataatttatattaccTACGATTTCGATAGTAATTGTATGTGGAATATTTCGAGAGTGTAAAATAGAACTGATAGTCATAATGGTGTGGGGacgaagagaaaaaaaaaagattgtataTATTAACTGTTAGGGCTACAAAGTAAGGTCAGCTGATTAAGGAAAGCTCAGGTTATAAAATCTCTTAgctgttaattaattaattatctagTTAAGCAATCATAGACGTCGGTACTGAGTGTCGGGTGCTCTAGGATTATGCCGATTGGGGAAAAACCTTTGATGGGTTGGATCGCACATGCTGCCTTTTCTCATTTTATTGGTTCTAGtacttaaatttttatttttatgtgggtaGCTTGATGAGCCCCTAGTTGAAGATGAAgacgaagatgatgaagatgatgacgaCGACGACAACAAGGATGATGATGAAGCCGAGGGTAAGTTCACTGCAAATGTTGTGGTGGTGTCTTTGTTTCCTCTTTTATGCTCTTTATTTATCCTTAGTTTCTATTGATTTTGGTGGCACTAGTGAGTTGCACATGCGCACATATTTATATAAACTCTCACCCCTTTTTACCATACTTAGGAATGCTTTAAGAGAAATCAAGTAATATTGCATGGTGTAGCATATATGTATCTATGGCACCTGTCTTTCTATAAGAATTGGTGAAGTGTAAGGTCTTGGCTCCACTAAGACTAATTTGTTGTGCAAATGACCAATAAGAATATTAAAGACTAATgcgggaccggggtttattctgcaggggtgggtccaaagggccctgccttggagaggttccccgacatcaaaaaaaaaaaaaaaagaatattaaagaCTAATGATTTGGGGAAAAAAGTAGTGCTTTTTAACAAGTTATAtagttgtgttattttgttttacGTCACTTGTTTGCCTTTATCGTGTGTCTAACCTAATATGTGGTATTGTCTCTATGTCTGTGTTTTTGTCTTATTTCAATGCGATTTCTTCATAATTGAATGTTTCTGTCAACCCCAAAGGGTTGGCCCaggtggtgaaggccttggccttggggtatcactccccTCAAGGTCCAATGTTAAACACCTCaagggtgcaaacaatcctttagGGCCACACCTCTCGGTAAAAAAGTCAGTGATTTAACCAGTTCTGTGTAGGGAAATGCATGGGACCAGGGTTTACTTTGCAATGGTGGGTCTGAAGGGTCCTATCTTGGAGaggttttccaaaaaaaaaaaaaaaaatgaatgtttCTGTCAAACTTGTCATCTGTTATCTACCATCTATTAGTTTTCTacaactttattttctttttcacttgtgTGCCATGTGCCCATTTGAAATATAGTTGCTAGTTTTCTTAAAATAGTCTTGCTTGTAACCTTTGTGTGAAATCAGTTTTCTTCGGTGATGCAAGTAAATCTGTGGAGCATGTTGATGGGTAACAAAACAGAcctgattaaatgaaaaaagataaaagttttTACTTTctattcaataaaaattaatggaaCAAAGTTATGCAGTTTGTGTTCCCTTCTAATTTCAGTTCTTTCCAAATGTATTAGATTTGTGATAAGGATGTTAACTGCAGATGATATGAACTTTGCTTATTTAATGGTGTGATAATGGTTCcttttttcatctcattttgtaaatataatcaggacaacatgatggagATGGTAGTGGTCGGTCAAAGCAAAGcagaagtgaaaagaaaagtcgGAAAGCAATGTTGAAGCTTGGCATGAAACCTATCGCAGGAGTTAGCAGGGTCACTGTCAAAAAAAGCAAGAATGTTGGTCTTTCaactatgattttattttatttttttttactttccatTTTTAGTCTTTATTTTTGTCTAACATTACACAGCTTAAATCAGATACTGTTTGTCATCTCGAAACCGGATGTTTTCAAGAGTCCAACTTCGGAT includes:
- the LOC122292331 gene encoding nascent polypeptide-associated complex subunit alpha-like protein 1 encodes the protein MTAQTQEELLAAHLEQQKIDLDEPLVEDEDEDDEDDDDDDNKDDDEAEGQHDGDGSGRSKQSRSEKKSRKAMLKLGMKPIAGVSRVTVKKSKNILFVISKPDVFKSPTSDTYVIFGEAKIEDLSSQLQSQAAEQFKAPDLSHVISKPESSAVAQDDEEVDETGVEPKDIELVMTQAGVSRSKAVKALKAADGDIVTAIMDLTN